A genomic window from Buteo buteo chromosome 13, bButBut1.hap1.1, whole genome shotgun sequence includes:
- the STOML1 gene encoding stomatin-like protein 1 isoform X2, with amino-acid sequence MFSRSGYQALPLGDFDRFQQSSIGLYGAQKGSFSFGSKQDPLGPAGNTTDSSQGWLSWICHGIITSLVFLLMVVTFPISGWFALKIVPTYERMIIFRLGRIRAPQGPGVVLLLPFIDHWQRVDLRTRAFNVPPCKLTSKDGAVISMGADVQFRVWDPVLSVMMVKDLITATRMTAQNAMTKTLVKKSLREIQVEKLRIGEQLLLEINDMTKSWGLEVDRVELSMEAVLQPPRENLVGPLATVPPMPGLEGLDGTIQQLAAHFFNNTLALAGSGTGTPEADSMETVNEVEPPTAPLLTATGSTQRKPSMDELLSAVEPVLSEALVAQVGASYQVNIALPSGTRSTYFIDLSSGSGRAGHGMPEGSPDVILEVAEKDLQDLFLGDLRPLSAYVSGRLQVKGDLHLALKLEELIKAMKQRR; translated from the exons ATGTTCAGccggtcgggataccaggcTCTTCCCTTGGGAGACTTTGACCGCTTCCAGCAGTCCAGTATTGGGCTCTACGGTGCCCAGAAGGGCAGCTTCTCCTTCGGATCCAAGCAAGACCCTCTGGGGCCGGCCGGGAATACCACAG ACTCCTCACAGGGTTGGCTATCCTGGATCTGCCACGGCATTATCACCTCCTTGGTCTTCTTGCTGATGGTTGTCACCTTCCCCATCTCAGGATGGTTTGCCTTGAAG ATTGTGCCCACCTATGAGCGAATGATCATCTTCCGCCTGGGCCGCATCCGGGCGCCACAGGGACCCGGCgtggtcctgctgctgcccttcatCGATCACTGGCAGCGAGTGGATCTGAGGACGAGGGCCTTCAATGTGCCCCCCTGCAAG ctgacctccaaggatggggcaGTCATCTCCATGGGTGCTGACGTCCAGTTCCGGGTGTGGGACCCCGTGTTGTCCGTTATGATGGTGAAGGACCTCATCACGGCCACCCGGATGACGGCGCAGAACGCCATGACCAAGACCTTGGTGAAGAAGAGCCTCCGTGAGATCCAGGTGGAGAAGCTGAGGATtggggagcagctgctg ctggagaTAAATGACATGACCAAGTCCTGGGGCCTGGAGGTGGACCGGGTGGAGCTGAGCATggaggctgtgctgcagccacCCCGGGAAAACCTGGTTGGCCCTCTGGCCACCGTGCCACCCATGCccgggctggaggggctggatGGCACCATTCAGCAGCTGGCTGCTCATTTCTTCAACAACACCCTGGCTCTGGCAGGCAGCGGGACCGGCACGCCGGAGGCAG ACAGCATGGAGACGGTGAACGAGGTGGAGCCTCCCACCGCTCCCCTCCTCACTGCTACCGGCAGCACCCAAAGGAAGCCCAGCATGGACGAGCTGCTCTCGGCAGTGGAGCCTGTCCTCTCCGAGGCCCTGGTCGCCCAGGTGGGAGCATCCTACCAGGTCAACATCGCCCTGCCCAGCGGCACCCGGAGCACCTACTTCATAGACCTCTCCTCAG GCAGCGGGCGGGCTGGCCATGGCATGCCCGAGGGCAGCCCCGACGTCATTCTGGaggtggcagagaaagacctgcaGGACCTCTTCTTGGGTGACCTGCGCCCCTTGAGTGCCTACGTGAGCGGGAGGCTGCAGGTGAAAGGTGACCTGCACCTTGCCCTGAAGCTGGAGGAGCTCATCAAGGCGATGAAGCAACGTAGATAG
- the STOML1 gene encoding stomatin-like protein 1 isoform X1, protein MFSRSGYQALPLGDFDRFQQSSIGLYGAQKGSFSFGSKQDPLGPAGNTTDSSQGWLSWICHGIITSLVFLLMVVTFPISGWFALKIVPTYERMIIFRLGRIRAPQGPGVVLLLPFIDHWQRVDLRTRAFNVPPCKLTSKDGAVISMGADVQFRVWDPVLSVMMVKDLITATRMTAQNAMTKTLVKKSLREIQVEKLRIGEQLLLEINDMTKSWGLEVDRVELSMEAVLQPPRENLVGPLATVPPMPGLEGLDGTIQQLAAHFFNNTLALAGSGTGTPEAADSMETVNEVEPPTAPLLTATGSTQRKPSMDELLSAVEPVLSEALVAQVGASYQVNIALPSGTRSTYFIDLSSGSGRAGHGMPEGSPDVILEVAEKDLQDLFLGDLRPLSAYVSGRLQVKGDLHLALKLEELIKAMKQRR, encoded by the exons ATGTTCAGccggtcgggataccaggcTCTTCCCTTGGGAGACTTTGACCGCTTCCAGCAGTCCAGTATTGGGCTCTACGGTGCCCAGAAGGGCAGCTTCTCCTTCGGATCCAAGCAAGACCCTCTGGGGCCGGCCGGGAATACCACAG ACTCCTCACAGGGTTGGCTATCCTGGATCTGCCACGGCATTATCACCTCCTTGGTCTTCTTGCTGATGGTTGTCACCTTCCCCATCTCAGGATGGTTTGCCTTGAAG ATTGTGCCCACCTATGAGCGAATGATCATCTTCCGCCTGGGCCGCATCCGGGCGCCACAGGGACCCGGCgtggtcctgctgctgcccttcatCGATCACTGGCAGCGAGTGGATCTGAGGACGAGGGCCTTCAATGTGCCCCCCTGCAAG ctgacctccaaggatggggcaGTCATCTCCATGGGTGCTGACGTCCAGTTCCGGGTGTGGGACCCCGTGTTGTCCGTTATGATGGTGAAGGACCTCATCACGGCCACCCGGATGACGGCGCAGAACGCCATGACCAAGACCTTGGTGAAGAAGAGCCTCCGTGAGATCCAGGTGGAGAAGCTGAGGATtggggagcagctgctg ctggagaTAAATGACATGACCAAGTCCTGGGGCCTGGAGGTGGACCGGGTGGAGCTGAGCATggaggctgtgctgcagccacCCCGGGAAAACCTGGTTGGCCCTCTGGCCACCGTGCCACCCATGCccgggctggaggggctggatGGCACCATTCAGCAGCTGGCTGCTCATTTCTTCAACAACACCCTGGCTCTGGCAGGCAGCGGGACCGGCACGCCGGAGGCAG CAGACAGCATGGAGACGGTGAACGAGGTGGAGCCTCCCACCGCTCCCCTCCTCACTGCTACCGGCAGCACCCAAAGGAAGCCCAGCATGGACGAGCTGCTCTCGGCAGTGGAGCCTGTCCTCTCCGAGGCCCTGGTCGCCCAGGTGGGAGCATCCTACCAGGTCAACATCGCCCTGCCCAGCGGCACCCGGAGCACCTACTTCATAGACCTCTCCTCAG GCAGCGGGCGGGCTGGCCATGGCATGCCCGAGGGCAGCCCCGACGTCATTCTGGaggtggcagagaaagacctgcaGGACCTCTTCTTGGGTGACCTGCGCCCCTTGAGTGCCTACGTGAGCGGGAGGCTGCAGGTGAAAGGTGACCTGCACCTTGCCCTGAAGCTGGAGGAGCTCATCAAGGCGATGAAGCAACGTAGATAG
- the STOML1 gene encoding stomatin-like protein 1 isoform X3, whose translation MCPPARLYAQGLGRGAERGRDPDSPLPQLTSKDGAVISMGADVQFRVWDPVLSVMMVKDLITATRMTAQNAMTKTLVKKSLREIQVEKLRIGEQLLLEINDMTKSWGLEVDRVELSMEAVLQPPRENLVGPLATVPPMPGLEGLDGTIQQLAAHFFNNTLALAGSGTGTPEAADSMETVNEVEPPTAPLLTATGSTQRKPSMDELLSAVEPVLSEALVAQVGASYQVNIALPSGTRSTYFIDLSSGSGRAGHGMPEGSPDVILEVAEKDLQDLFLGDLRPLSAYVSGRLQVKGDLHLALKLEELIKAMKQRR comes from the exons ATGTGCCCCCCTGCAAG GCTCTACGCACAAGGGTTGGGCCGTGGGGCGGAGAGGGGGAGAGATCCTGactcccctctgccccagctgacctccaaggatggggcaGTCATCTCCATGGGTGCTGACGTCCAGTTCCGGGTGTGGGACCCCGTGTTGTCCGTTATGATGGTGAAGGACCTCATCACGGCCACCCGGATGACGGCGCAGAACGCCATGACCAAGACCTTGGTGAAGAAGAGCCTCCGTGAGATCCAGGTGGAGAAGCTGAGGATtggggagcagctgctg ctggagaTAAATGACATGACCAAGTCCTGGGGCCTGGAGGTGGACCGGGTGGAGCTGAGCATggaggctgtgctgcagccacCCCGGGAAAACCTGGTTGGCCCTCTGGCCACCGTGCCACCCATGCccgggctggaggggctggatGGCACCATTCAGCAGCTGGCTGCTCATTTCTTCAACAACACCCTGGCTCTGGCAGGCAGCGGGACCGGCACGCCGGAGGCAG CAGACAGCATGGAGACGGTGAACGAGGTGGAGCCTCCCACCGCTCCCCTCCTCACTGCTACCGGCAGCACCCAAAGGAAGCCCAGCATGGACGAGCTGCTCTCGGCAGTGGAGCCTGTCCTCTCCGAGGCCCTGGTCGCCCAGGTGGGAGCATCCTACCAGGTCAACATCGCCCTGCCCAGCGGCACCCGGAGCACCTACTTCATAGACCTCTCCTCAG GCAGCGGGCGGGCTGGCCATGGCATGCCCGAGGGCAGCCCCGACGTCATTCTGGaggtggcagagaaagacctgcaGGACCTCTTCTTGGGTGACCTGCGCCCCTTGAGTGCCTACGTGAGCGGGAGGCTGCAGGTGAAAGGTGACCTGCACCTTGCCCTGAAGCTGGAGGAGCTCATCAAGGCGATGAAGCAACGTAGATAG